From Mycobacterium lacus, one genomic window encodes:
- a CDS encoding CaiB/BaiF CoA transferase family protein, translating into MNPLAGIRVLEVAMYGFVPSAGAVLAEWGADVVKVEHAVTGDPQRGLRQTGMLRVEGDPNPNIEHANRGKRSIGLDMSVPEGKEVLYELARRSDVFLTSFLPGARQKFGIDVDDIRAVNPKIIYARGSALGPRGAESVKGGYDMTAFWCRAGTAATITPMGYDGMINPPGPAYGDTISGTNLAGGIAAALLKRERTGEPSVVDVSLLGSGLWSLGHTVALTMHLGQLMQAPPPGIHGSPVNPLVGVYPTSDGRYISLVMMQPGKFWADVCRHIDRPELADDPRFATAEKIAANTADAVEILTKVIATRTLAEWSERFATLAGPWAPVQDTLQAADDAQVRANEYVLRAGELDLVANPVQFDVTAPHTGPAPGFAEQTDEILLELGLDWDRIIELKTAGAVT; encoded by the coding sequence ATGAATCCGCTGGCAGGCATCCGCGTGCTGGAGGTCGCCATGTACGGGTTCGTCCCGTCGGCGGGTGCGGTGCTGGCCGAATGGGGCGCCGACGTGGTCAAGGTCGAGCACGCCGTGACCGGCGATCCGCAACGCGGACTCCGGCAGACCGGCATGTTGCGGGTCGAAGGCGACCCGAACCCCAACATCGAACACGCCAACCGCGGCAAGCGCAGCATCGGACTGGACATGTCGGTACCCGAGGGCAAGGAGGTGCTTTACGAGCTGGCGCGCCGTTCCGACGTGTTCCTGACCAGCTTCCTGCCCGGTGCGCGGCAGAAGTTCGGCATCGACGTGGACGACATTCGCGCGGTGAACCCGAAGATTATCTACGCCCGAGGCAGCGCGCTCGGCCCCCGCGGCGCGGAGTCCGTCAAGGGCGGCTATGACATGACCGCCTTCTGGTGCCGGGCCGGAACCGCCGCCACCATCACCCCGATGGGCTACGACGGGATGATCAACCCGCCGGGGCCGGCGTACGGCGACACCATCTCCGGCACCAACCTCGCCGGTGGCATCGCGGCGGCGTTGCTCAAGCGCGAGCGTACCGGTGAACCGTCCGTCGTCGACGTGTCGCTGCTGGGCAGCGGCCTGTGGTCCTTGGGCCACACGGTGGCGTTGACCATGCACCTGGGTCAGCTCATGCAAGCGCCGCCGCCGGGCATACACGGCTCCCCGGTCAACCCGCTCGTGGGGGTGTACCCGACCTCCGACGGCCGCTACATCTCGTTGGTGATGATGCAGCCCGGCAAGTTCTGGGCCGACGTGTGCCGGCATATCGATCGGCCGGAACTGGCCGACGATCCCCGGTTCGCGACCGCGGAGAAGATCGCCGCAAACACGGCAGATGCGGTGGAGATCTTGACCAAGGTCATCGCAACCCGCACGCTTGCCGAGTGGAGCGAACGCTTTGCGACGCTCGCCGGGCCGTGGGCGCCGGTGCAGGACACCCTGCAAGCGGCCGACGACGCCCAGGTCCGCGCGAACGAGTATGTGCTGCGCGCAGGCGAACTCGACCTGGTCGCCAACCCGGTCCAATTCGATGTCACCGCACCGCACACCGGGCCGGCACCCGGATTCGCCGAGCAGACCGACGAGATCCTGTTGGAACTCGGACTCGATTGGGACCGCATCATCGAACTCAAGACGGCCGGCGCCGTCACTTGA
- a CDS encoding MlaE family ABC transporter permease, translating to MADRRVDRWSPGLPPLKLKWDLSGPMQAVGGLFAMSADAVKFVFRRPFQAREFLEQSWFVARVSLAPTLLVAIPFTVLVSFTLNILLRELGAADLSGAGAAFGAVTQVGPLVTVLIVAGAGATAMCADLGSRTIREEIDAMEVLGINPVQRLVTPRMLASGLVALLLNSLVVIIGILGGYTFSVFVQDVNPGAFAAGITLLTGVPEVIISCVKAALFGLIAGLVACYRGLIISGGGAKAVGNAVNETVVYAFMSLFVVNVVVTAIGIKMTAK from the coding sequence ATGGCAGATAGGCGCGTCGACCGCTGGTCACCCGGATTGCCCCCGCTGAAACTGAAATGGGACCTCTCCGGGCCCATGCAGGCAGTCGGGGGCTTGTTTGCGATGTCGGCGGACGCCGTCAAGTTCGTATTTCGACGGCCTTTCCAGGCACGCGAGTTCTTGGAACAGTCATGGTTTGTCGCGCGCGTTTCGCTGGCCCCCACGCTGTTGGTGGCCATCCCGTTTACCGTCCTGGTCAGTTTCACGCTCAACATCTTGTTGCGTGAACTGGGCGCCGCGGACCTCTCGGGTGCGGGTGCCGCGTTCGGCGCGGTCACCCAGGTGGGCCCGCTGGTTACGGTGTTGATCGTGGCGGGCGCGGGTGCCACGGCGATGTGCGCGGATCTTGGGTCGCGAACCATCCGCGAGGAGATCGACGCGATGGAGGTACTGGGGATCAACCCGGTGCAACGCCTCGTGACACCGCGGATGCTGGCCTCGGGGTTGGTGGCCCTATTGCTCAACAGCCTGGTCGTCATCATCGGAATTCTGGGCGGCTATACGTTCTCGGTATTCGTCCAGGACGTCAATCCCGGCGCATTCGCCGCAGGCATCACCCTGTTGACCGGCGTCCCCGAGGTGATCATTTCCTGTGTCAAGGCAGCGCTTTTCGGCCTCATCGCCGGATTGGTGGCGTGCTATCGCGGCCTGATCATCAGTGGCGGGGGCGCCAAGGCCGTTGGCAACGCGGTGAACGAGACCGTGGTCTACGCCTTCATGTCGCTGTTCGTCGTCAACGTGGTCGTCACCGCGATCGGCATCAAGATGACGGCGAAGTAA
- a CDS encoding ABC transporter permease, translated as MTLRAAYPGLFRQLERPIGTLNRIGDHTIFYGKAIAGAPFAAVHYRREVIRLIAEISMGAGTLAMIGGTVVIVGFLTLAAGGTLAVQGYSSLGNIGIEALTGFLAAFINVRISAPVVAGIGLAATFGAGVTAQLGAMRINEEIDALESMAIRPISYLVSTRILAGMLAITPLYSIAVILSFVASQFTTTFLFGQSEGLYAHYFNTFLNPIDLLWSFLQAVLMALTILLIHTYYGYFASGGPSGVGNATGNAVRTSLVVVVSVTLLVSLSIYGSNGNFNLSG; from the coding sequence ATGACGCTGCGCGCCGCCTATCCCGGGCTGTTCCGCCAACTCGAACGCCCGATAGGCACCCTCAACCGAATTGGCGATCACACCATTTTCTACGGGAAGGCGATCGCTGGGGCACCGTTTGCGGCGGTGCACTACCGGCGCGAGGTCATCCGGCTGATTGCCGAGATCAGCATGGGCGCAGGCACTTTGGCGATGATCGGCGGAACCGTGGTGATCGTCGGCTTCCTGACGCTGGCCGCGGGCGGCACGCTGGCCGTTCAGGGCTACAGCTCGCTGGGAAATATCGGTATCGAGGCGCTGACCGGCTTTCTCGCCGCGTTCATCAATGTGCGTATTTCGGCGCCAGTGGTCGCCGGGATCGGCCTGGCGGCAACCTTCGGCGCCGGGGTGACCGCTCAGCTGGGTGCCATGCGGATCAACGAAGAGATCGACGCGCTGGAAAGCATGGCCATTCGCCCGATTTCGTACCTGGTGAGCACCCGGATCCTGGCCGGAATGCTCGCGATCACGCCGCTGTACAGCATCGCGGTGATCCTGTCATTCGTCGCCAGCCAGTTCACCACGACCTTCCTGTTCGGGCAGTCGGAAGGATTGTACGCCCACTACTTCAACACATTCCTGAACCCGATCGACTTGTTGTGGTCGTTCCTGCAAGCCGTCCTCATGGCGCTCACCATCTTGCTGATCCACACGTACTACGGCTATTTCGCTTCCGGTGGACCATCCGGCGTCGGCAACGCGACTGGAAACGCGGTGCGCACCTCGCTTGTCGTCGTGGTGTCGGTAACGCTGCTGGTTTCGCTGTCTATTTACGGTAGCAACGGCAACTTCAACCTGTCGGGATAG
- a CDS encoding MCE family protein, whose translation MGASPGQHFGARSYGRPLAGLATVAVVVAIFVLAVGLFRGSFTETVPVTVISPRAGLVMNPDAKVKMRGVQVGKVASIESLPNGQAAIHLAMYPSQLGYIPANVLVDITSSTVFGAKFVQLVAPAEPSAQRLHAGQTLQGKHVMVEINTVFQQLTSVLSKLDPAKLNETLGALARAFNGRGAKIGQSLSDLDSLLAKLDPSLPALSYDIAVSPEVFNAYSDAAPNLVKTAANATRISQTIVDEQRNLDALLVSAIGLADIGNDVVGTNRKPLTDVLHLLVPTTDLTNAYNKALTCGLGGVAKQATLPPLLEPGIWLSASLVWGAERYRYPTHLPKVAATGGPQCVGLPNIPFNTSPPFVVADVGANPWEYGNPQLLINSDLLKQLLYGPIAGPPRNSAQIGEPG comes from the coding sequence ATCGGCGCTTCGCCGGGGCAGCACTTCGGCGCCCGATCGTACGGGCGACCGCTGGCCGGCCTGGCGACCGTTGCGGTGGTCGTCGCGATCTTCGTGCTGGCGGTGGGCCTGTTCCGGGGCAGCTTCACCGAAACCGTGCCGGTGACCGTGATCTCGCCACGCGCCGGCCTGGTGATGAACCCGGACGCCAAGGTGAAGATGCGCGGCGTGCAGGTGGGCAAGGTTGCCTCGATCGAATCGCTGCCGAACGGCCAAGCGGCCATCCACCTGGCGATGTACCCGTCGCAGTTGGGTTACATTCCCGCCAACGTGCTCGTCGACATCACGTCATCGACGGTGTTCGGCGCCAAGTTCGTCCAACTGGTAGCACCCGCCGAGCCCTCGGCGCAGCGGCTACACGCCGGCCAAACGCTGCAGGGCAAGCACGTCATGGTCGAAATCAACACGGTGTTTCAGCAACTGACGTCGGTGCTGTCGAAGCTCGATCCGGCCAAGCTCAATGAGACACTGGGCGCGCTGGCAAGGGCGTTCAACGGGCGTGGCGCAAAGATCGGTCAATCGCTCAGCGACCTGGATTCGCTTCTGGCCAAGCTGGATCCGAGCCTTCCCGCATTGAGTTACGACATCGCTGTCTCGCCGGAGGTGTTCAACGCCTATTCCGACGCGGCGCCCAACCTGGTGAAGACCGCCGCTAACGCGACGCGGATCAGCCAGACGATTGTCGACGAGCAGCGCAACCTGGATGCGTTGCTGGTCAGCGCGATCGGATTGGCCGACATCGGCAATGACGTCGTGGGCACCAACCGCAAGCCGCTCACCGATGTGCTGCATCTGCTGGTGCCCACCACCGACCTGACCAACGCCTACAACAAGGCGCTGACGTGCGGCTTGGGCGGGGTCGCGAAGCAGGCCACGCTTCCGCCGTTGCTCGAGCCGGGCATCTGGTTGTCGGCCAGTCTGGTGTGGGGCGCCGAACGCTACCGATACCCAACGCATTTGCCCAAGGTGGCGGCGACGGGCGGCCCGCAGTGCGTGGGCCTTCCGAACATTCCCTTCAATACGAGTCCGCCGTTCGTCGTCGCCGATGTCGGCGCCAACCCGTGGGAGTACGGAAACCCGCAACTGCTGATCAACTCCGACCTGCTGAAACAGCTGCTCTACGGG